From Leptotrichia wadei, one genomic window encodes:
- a CDS encoding radical SAM protein: protein MERYSVIKEKNPREIVLLKGFSCAYGKCAFCNYILDNTNDEEEMKKVNFEALSRVTGEYGVLEVINSGSVFELNGATLEKIREICNRKNIKILYFEAYFGYLNRLNEIREYFSEQEVRFAFGLETFDNNYRAKVLKKNFILNERVLEKLKSEYQMCLLMICTKGQTKEQILSDIEQGMKNFKELVVSVFVNNGTEIERDEELVAWFLTEIYPKYKDVPNIEILVDNKDFGVYVQ from the coding sequence ATGGAAAGATATAGTGTAATAAAAGAGAAAAATCCTCGTGAAATCGTATTATTAAAAGGGTTTAGCTGTGCTTATGGAAAGTGTGCTTTTTGTAATTACATTTTGGATAATACGAATGACGAAGAAGAGATGAAAAAAGTAAATTTTGAGGCTTTGAGTAGAGTTACTGGGGAATATGGAGTTCTTGAAGTTATAAACTCTGGGTCGGTGTTTGAGCTAAATGGTGCGACATTGGAGAAAATAAGAGAAATTTGTAATAGGAAAAATATAAAAATACTTTATTTTGAAGCATATTTTGGGTACTTAAATAGATTGAATGAAATTAGAGAATATTTTTCTGAACAAGAAGTAAGATTTGCATTCGGATTGGAAACTTTTGACAATAATTATAGAGCTAAGGTTTTGAAGAAAAATTTTATTTTAAATGAAAGAGTTTTGGAAAAATTAAAAAGCGAATATCAAATGTGCTTATTAATGATTTGTACAAAAGGACAGACGAAAGAACAGATTTTAAGCGATATTGAGCAAGGAATGAAAAATTTTAAGGAGCTAGTTGTAAGTGTATTTGTAAATAATGGTACGGAAATTGAAAGAGATGAAGAGCTTGTAGCTTGGTTTTTGACGGAAATTTATCCGAAATATAAAGATGTTCCAAATATTGAGATTTTAGTTGACAATAAAGATTTTGGAGTGTATGTTCAATAA
- a CDS encoding queuosine precursor transporter, which produces MLNFLNHLQFGVNELLWLGYLILNFSAVALAYRFWGKGGLLSVVPLSIVLANIQVGKMMTLFGFDGITMGNIAYGGIYLASDILTENEGKHYSRKVVSLGFAAMLFTTFIMQIVLKVKVSPDDTMQGALSAVFGFMPRLAISSVCGFAVSQSFDIWSYQFIRKFRPSYRDIWIRNNASTMISQILDNIVFSFLAFTGVYPFKTVIGIIFSTYLLKIVISLLDTPFVYIATLWKKQGKISD; this is translated from the coding sequence ATGCTTAATTTTTTAAATCACCTGCAATTTGGAGTAAATGAATTATTATGGCTAGGATATCTAATATTGAATTTTTCAGCAGTTGCTCTGGCTTACAGATTTTGGGGAAAAGGAGGACTGCTATCGGTTGTACCGTTGTCAATCGTTCTAGCTAACATTCAAGTTGGGAAAATGATGACTTTGTTTGGTTTTGATGGAATTACAATGGGAAATATTGCTTATGGAGGAATTTATTTGGCGTCGGATATTTTGACAGAAAACGAAGGGAAACATTATTCTAGAAAAGTGGTTTCATTAGGTTTTGCTGCAATGTTATTCACAACATTTATAATGCAAATTGTGCTAAAAGTAAAAGTTTCGCCTGATGATACAATGCAAGGTGCTTTATCAGCAGTATTTGGATTCATGCCAAGACTTGCAATTTCAAGTGTGTGTGGATTTGCGGTTTCTCAGTCGTTTGATATTTGGTCTTATCAATTTATTAGAAAATTTAGACCATCTTATAGAGATATTTGGATTAGAAACAATGCGAGTACAATGATAAGTCAAATTTTAGATAATATTGTATTTTCATTTTTGGCATTTACAGGAGTTTATCCATTTAAAACAGTAATCGGAATCATATTTTCAACATATTTATTAAAAATCGTAATTTCACTGCTTGACACACCTTTTGTGTATATTGCGACTTTATGGAAAAAACAAGGTAAAATAAGTGATTAA
- a CDS encoding tRNA1(Val) (adenine(37)-N6)-methyltransferase produces MKKTGEETITPIKNMKIIQRNDFQNFTLDSVLLSDFVKINRKTKKILDIGTGCGIIALLLAQRSKAQITGIELQKTMAEIAERNVENNKFENQVKIINEDIKNYKNIFSRDEFDTIVTNPPYFEFTGDISQINDLEQLANARHNINLSLEEIIKISSYLLKNMGSFSIVFRSERLVEVLALLQKYNLEPKRMKNCYTKWNENSKICLLEAIKDAKKGFSVEMPIFVYDENGQKNEYIENLYKS; encoded by the coding sequence ATGAAAAAAACTGGAGAAGAAACAATTACTCCAATAAAAAATATGAAAATAATTCAGCGAAATGATTTTCAAAACTTCACGCTTGATTCAGTTTTACTTTCTGATTTTGTAAAAATTAATAGGAAGACAAAAAAAATTCTTGATATTGGAACTGGATGCGGAATTATCGCTTTACTTTTGGCACAACGCTCAAAGGCACAAATTACAGGTATTGAATTGCAAAAAACAATGGCGGAAATTGCTGAAAGAAATGTTGAAAATAATAAATTTGAGAATCAAGTCAAAATAATAAATGAGGATATAAAAAATTATAAAAATATTTTTAGCCGTGATGAATTTGACACAATAGTTACAAATCCGCCATATTTTGAATTTACTGGCGACATTTCACAAATCAATGACCTGGAGCAGCTGGCAAATGCAAGACATAATATAAATTTATCACTTGAGGAAATTATAAAGATTTCTTCCTATTTATTAAAAAATATGGGCAGTTTTTCAATTGTGTTCCGAAGCGAACGGCTGGTGGAAGTTCTAGCGCTTTTACAAAAATATAATTTAGAGCCGAAAAGAATGAAGAATTGCTATACAAAATGGAATGAAAACTCAAAAATTTGCTTATTGGAAGCAATAAAAGATGCTAAGAAGGGATTTTCCGTTGAAATGCCTATTTTTGTTTATGATGAAAATGGACAAAAGAACGAATATATTGAAAATTTGTATAAAAGTTAG